Proteins encoded in a region of the Candidatus Limnocylindria bacterium genome:
- the ribA gene encoding GTP cyclohydrolase II encodes MTSGAPLAFPRDVIIGRPRETVAVASLPTRHGELQIHVFRLGDATEVIALVHGDVAGEKPVLVRLHSECLTGEALGSLRCDCGEQLESGLEQIGHAERGVLLYLRHEGRGIGLFDKIRAYALQDGGLDTVDANIALGLPIDGRDYTAAAEVLRRLGVRRARVMTNNPAKLEALAEHGVEVVERVPIEALPNPVNLTYLRTKATRMGHLLDGAPLVSSAPGKNGHHARPAVTVHYAQTIDGRIAARSGDAHWVSGESSLQLAHELRASHDAVMVGIGTVLADDPRLTVRLVEGRSPIRVIVDSTLRVPIGANVLVDRTARTIIATTPLASGERARAIKEAGAEILRAHADENGDVDLRDLLRRLRGIGIGSLLIEGGRGIITSALRDRFVDRLTVCIAPKVIGEGIAAVGDLHIDYLREALTFSSSRFVACGEDLIFYGEPLWEAARQSA; translated from the coding sequence ATGACAAGTGGCGCGCCGCTTGCTTTCCCGCGAGATGTGATCATCGGTCGTCCGCGCGAGACCGTGGCGGTCGCGTCGCTCCCGACGCGGCACGGTGAGCTCCAGATCCATGTCTTCCGCCTCGGTGACGCGACCGAGGTCATCGCGCTCGTGCACGGGGACGTCGCGGGCGAAAAGCCTGTGCTCGTGCGACTCCATTCGGAGTGCCTCACCGGCGAGGCGCTCGGCTCCCTTCGCTGCGACTGCGGCGAGCAGCTCGAGTCCGGGCTCGAGCAGATCGGACATGCCGAGCGCGGGGTGCTCCTGTATCTGCGGCACGAAGGACGCGGGATCGGACTGTTCGACAAGATCCGCGCGTACGCTCTCCAGGACGGCGGCCTCGACACGGTCGACGCGAACATCGCGCTCGGCCTCCCGATCGACGGTCGCGACTACACCGCGGCCGCGGAGGTGCTCCGCAGGCTTGGCGTGCGGCGTGCGCGCGTGATGACGAACAACCCCGCGAAGCTCGAGGCCCTCGCGGAGCACGGGGTCGAGGTCGTCGAGCGCGTGCCGATCGAGGCGCTTCCCAACCCCGTCAACCTGACCTACCTGCGCACCAAGGCGACGCGGATGGGCCACCTGCTCGACGGGGCGCCGCTCGTGTCGTCCGCGCCCGGCAAGAATGGGCATCACGCGCGTCCCGCGGTGACGGTCCACTACGCCCAGACCATCGACGGACGCATCGCGGCGCGGAGCGGTGACGCGCACTGGGTCAGCGGCGAGTCGTCGCTTCAGCTCGCGCACGAGCTGCGCGCGTCCCACGACGCGGTCATGGTCGGGATCGGGACGGTCCTCGCCGACGACCCGCGCCTCACCGTGCGTCTCGTGGAGGGCCGGTCGCCGATCCGCGTGATCGTGGACAGCACGCTTCGCGTTCCGATCGGAGCGAACGTCCTGGTCGATCGGACCGCGCGCACGATCATCGCCACCACGCCCTTGGCGTCCGGGGAGCGAGCGCGCGCGATCAAAGAGGCGGGCGCAGAGATCCTGCGCGCGCACGCCGACGAGAACGGCGACGTCGACCTGCGCGACCTGCTGCGGCGGTTGCGCGGGATCGGCATCGGCTCCCTGCTGATCGAGGGTGGCCGTGGGATCATCACCTCCGCGTTGCGTGACCGGTTCGTCGACCGTCTCACGGTTTGCATCGCGCCGAAGGTCATCGGCGAGGGCATCGCCGCCGTCGGCGACCTCCACATCGACTACCTGCGCGAGGCGCTCACGTTCTCGAGCTCGCGCTTCGTGGCGTGC
- a CDS encoding response regulator transcription factor codes for MRDGEDRRRRVLVVEDDSDIASLLSEILENEGYSAVAVTDGDDLKDALDPRPDLIVLDLRLSRGSADEILASLRARGIGEVPVLLLSAAGDLPERAKALGVRAYLAKPFELEELLVVLRAMT; via the coding sequence GTGAGGGACGGGGAGGACCGGCGTCGGCGCGTGCTCGTCGTCGAAGACGACAGCGATATCGCGTCGCTGCTTTCGGAGATCCTCGAGAACGAAGGCTACTCGGCCGTCGCCGTCACGGACGGCGACGATCTCAAGGACGCACTCGACCCGCGGCCGGATCTCATCGTGCTCGACCTTCGGCTCTCGCGTGGTAGCGCGGATGAGATCCTTGCGTCGTTGCGTGCACGTGGGATCGGCGAAGTACCGGTCCTCCTGCTTAGTGCGGCTGGCGATCTGCCGGAGCGCGCGAAGGCGCTTGGTGTGCGTGCGTATCTCGCAAAACCGTTCGAACTTGAAGAGCTGCTGGTCGTCCTCCGGGCCATGACGTGA